From a single Aspergillus puulaauensis MK2 DNA, chromosome 2, nearly complete sequence genomic region:
- a CDS encoding uncharacterized protein (COG:C;~EggNog:ENOG410PVEP;~InterPro:IPR008162,IPR036649;~PFAM:PF00719;~SECRETED:SignalP(1-18);~go_component: GO:0005737 - cytoplasm [Evidence IEA];~go_function: GO:0000287 - magnesium ion binding [Evidence IEA];~go_function: GO:0004427 - inorganic diphosphatase activity [Evidence IEA];~go_process: GO:0006796 - phosphate-containing compound metabolic process [Evidence IEA]), producing the protein MISKSFAWALLPALVVSAAVNPSGSTFDYDALSLRTVGAPNTLEWRVWLEKNGEPISFWHDVPLYPENSDKQIVNFVVEIPRGTDGKIEIRRPEPLNPIFHDDKNDAPRFVESVWPFNSYPFLYGSIPQTWESPNFNHSFTNVPGDNDPMDLFDIGQDPGYTGQVKQVKILGALALNDGGETDWKVLGIDVEDPIAPLVDNFKDVEKYRPGLIKSYYDWFTYYKVARGDDLIPITGDRYVNATFATTKVEESHSFWLDLIKGKVDANEINYNQTSRPDIPHSFVSKNTTTRRFDIPAQSDEKPAAPKPARYDQWFYLDEDFKLIEENVVE; encoded by the exons ATGATCAGCAAGAGCTTCGCCTGGGCTTTGCTGCCCGCCCTTGTGGTTTCAGCAGCTGTTAACCCCTCTGGATCGACATTCGACTACGACGCTCTTAGTCTGCGGACCGTCGGTGCCCCAAATACCCTG GAATGGCGCGTCTGGCTCGAGAAAAACGGTGAGCCGATCTCCTTCTGGCACGACGTCCCCCTCTACCCCGAAAACTCCGACAAGCAAATCGTCAACTTCGTCGTCGAGATCCCACGCGGGACAGACGGCAAGATCGAAATCCGGCGTCCGGAGCCACTCAACCCCATCTTCCATGACGATAAGAATGATGCTCCCCGTTTTGTCGAGAGTGTTTGGCCATTCAACTCGTATCCATTCCTGTACGGATCTATCCCACAAACATGGGAGAGTCCGAACTTCAACCACAGCTTCACCAATGTGCCTGGTGACAATGATCCCATGGACCTGTTTGATATCGGTCAGGACCCTGGATACACCGGCCAAGTAAAGCAGGTGAAGATCCTTGGTGCGCTTGCGCTgaatgatggtggtgagACGGATTGGAAGGTTTTGGGTATCGATGTTGAGGATCCCATTGCTCCTTTGGTTGACA ACTTCAAAGACGTCGAGAAGTACCGCCCTGGTTTGATCAAGTCCTACTACGACTGGTTTACT TACTACAAGGTCGCCCGCGGCGACGACCTAATACCCATAACGGGCGACAGATATGTCAACGCCACATTCGCAACAACCAAGGTAGAGGAAAGTCACAGCTTCTGGCTCGACCTGATCAAGGGCAAGGTCGACGCCAACGAAATCAACTACAACCAGACCTCCCGGCCAGATATTCCTCACAGTTTCGTGTCCAAGAACACCACCACCCGTCGATTTGACATTCCTGCCCAGTCTGATGAGAAGCCTGCTGCGCCTAAGCCTGCCCGGTATGACCAGTGGTTTTACCTCGATGAGGATTTCAAACTTATTGAGGAGAATGTTGTTGAGTAA
- a CDS encoding putative extracellular exo-polygalacturonase (CAZy:GH28;~COG:G;~EggNog:ENOG410PKB6;~InterPro:IPR000743,IPR012334,IPR011050;~PFAM:PF00295;~go_function: GO:0004650 - polygalacturonase activity [Evidence IEA];~go_process: GO:0005975 - carbohydrate metabolic process [Evidence IEA]), protein MYLYRTLFQCECQPGQQDSRYNHDIQNYCVTFISRDNLGVPSPVQRADAACTPTAGGSPSTDDVPAIVEAISSCGNGGTIVIPEGSTYYLNTALDLDGCSGCQFQIEGTLLFSDDTDYWNGETAMINVKDVEGLTMHSLTGSGVIDGNGQASWDLFAEDESYERPTLLYITGGSNIKVSNLLQKNPPNVFVSVKEGTTNAAFTDLTLNAESTSDNEPKNTDGFDIGESTYVTISNTTVVNDDDCIAFKPGCDYLTVTDITCTGSHGLSVGSLGKSSDDTVSNVWVEGATMISSTKAAGIKTYPSGGDHGLSSVKNVTWKDVVVKDCEYAIQIQSCYGEDEEYCTSNPGNAVLSGITFQGFSGTTNDKYGPVTGNLNCGADGECDVSVVDYTVEAASGDGEVLCANTPSELGVSCSSGASG, encoded by the exons ATGTACTTATATCGCACTCTCTTCCAGTGTGAATGTCAGCCAGGCCAACAAGATTCGCGCTACAATCATGACATTCAAAACTACTGCGTTACTTTTATTAGCAGGGATAACTTGGGCGTCCCCTCCCCTGTCCAACGAGCAGATGCCGCCTGCACCCCAACAGCAGGGGGCTCCCCCAGCACCGATGATGTCCCGGCCATCGTGGAAGCAATCTCATCATGCGGCAATGGCGGGACAATTGTCATCCCAGAAGGGTCAACCTACTACCTGAACACCGCGCTCGATCTGGATGGGTGCTCCGGCTGCCAGTTTCAGATAGAGGGGACGCTCCTGTTCTCGGACGATACGGACTACTGGAATGGGGAGACGGCTATGATCAATGTGAAGGATGTTGAGGGATTGACTATGCATTCCCTCACGGGGTCGGGTGTGATTGATGGGAATGGACAGGCTTC GTGGGATCTTTTCGCCGAGGACGAAAGCTATGAACGTCCGACACTTCTGTATATAACCGGCGGGAGCAACATCAAAGTGTCGAACCTGCTCCAGAAAAACCCCCCCAATGTCTTTGTCTCTGTCAAAGAAGGGACGACGAATGCTGCATTCACGGATCTAACACTCAACGCGGAATCCACATCTGATAACGAACCCAAGAACACAGATGGGTTTGACATTGGGGAAAGCACGTATGTCACTATCTCAAACACGACCGTtgtcaacgacgacgactgCATCGCCTTCAAGCCTGGCTGCGACTACCTTACCGTTACCGATATCACCTGCACGGGATCTCATGGTCTGTCCGTCGGATCTTTAGGCAAAAGCAGCGACGATACGGTCAGCAATGTCTGGGTCGAGGGTGCAAcgatgatatcctcaaccaAAGCCGCGGGAATAAAGACGTATCCCAGCGGTGGCGACCACGGACTGAGCAGTGTGAAGAATGTTACATGGAAGGATGTCGTCGTGAAGGACTGCGAGTACGCAATCCAGATCCAAAGCTGCtatggcgaggacgaggaataTTGCACGAGTAATCCCGGGAATGCAGTCCTCTCGGGAATTACATTCCAGGGGTTTAGTGGCACGACCAACGATAAGTATGGTCCTGTAACTGGGAACTTGAATTGCGGTGCGGATGGCGAGTGTGACGTTTCTGTTGTGGACTACACGGTTGAGGCAGCGTCGGGTGATGGTGAGGTGCTCTGCGCCAATACACCTTCAGAGCTGGGGGTGTCGTGTTCCTCTGGGGCATCGGGGTGA
- the pmeA gene encoding putative pectin methylesterase (CAZy:CE8;~COG:G;~EggNog:ENOG410PHJI;~InterPro:IPR000070,IPR033131,IPR011050,IPR012334;~PFAM:PF01095;~SECRETED:SignalP(1-18);~go_function: GO:0030599 - pectinesterase activity [Evidence IEA];~go_process: GO:0042545 - cell wall modification [Evidence IEA]): MTLLHHLPILGLATAALSAPHTPKHAPRASIPSDCLTVGGGGTYSTIADAVAALSSSNSEACISIAAGTYEEQLTFEYGGPLTLYGETTDSSSYNGNTVTITHTMTSTEAGSLVASATVNVAMDDFAMYNINVVNGYGKGTQAVALAASGERQGYYGCQFIGYQDTLYAREGIQYYSNSYIEGATDYIFGDASSWYENCDIVSSGKGYITAMSRETDTDPSWYCFNNCNISGKSGTDLAEQVYLGRPWRVFARVIYQNSQLSGIIHPDGWTTMAEGATPLYYEIGNTGDGADTSERKYTTEIGAAVDRDTVLGSGWGDWVDGDY, encoded by the exons ATGACTcttctccaccatctcccgATCCTAGGCCTAGCAACCGCAGCCCTGTCCGCACCACATACCCCCAAACACGCGCCAAGAGCTTCGATCCCATCAGACTGTCTCACAGTCGGCGGAGGCGGAACATACTCAACAATCGCTGACGCAGTCGCCGCACTAAGCTCTTCCAATTCCGAGGcctgcatctccatcgcaGCCGGGACGTACGAGGAACAACTAACCTTCGAATATGGCGGGCCATTAACCCTCTACGGCGAGACAACAGACTCAAGCAGCTATAATGGGAACACGGTCACTATAACCCATACAATGACGTCCACTGAAGCCGGGAGCCTGGTGGCCAGTGCGACCGTCAACGTCGCTATGGATGACTTTGCCATGTACAATATCAACGTTGTGAATGGGTATGGGAAGGGGACTCAGGCTGTTGC ACTGGCAGCTAGTGGAGAACGTCAGGGCTACTACGGCTGCCAGTTCATCGGGTACCAAGACACGCTCTACGCACGCGAGGGGATCCAGTACTACTCTAATTCCTACATCGAAG GTGCAACGGACTACATCTTCGGCGACGCCAGCTCGTGGTACGAGAACTGCGACATCGTCTCCTCAGGCAAGGGGTACATAACCGCGATGAGCCGGGAAACAGACACCGACCCCTCATGGTACTGTTTCAACAACTGCAATATCTCCGGGAAATCCGGGACAGATCTCGCGGAACAGGTGTACCTCGGTCGACCGTGGCGGGTGTTTGCGCGGGTGATATACCAGAACTCGCAGCTTAGCGGGATTATCCACCCCGATGGgtggacgacgatggcggaGGGGGCGACGCCACTGTATTATGAGATTGGGAATACGGGGGATGGGGCTGATACGTCGGAGAGGAAGTACACGACTGAGATTGGGGCGGCGGTGGATAGGGATACGGTGTTGGGGAGTGGGTGGGGGGATTGGGTTGATGGGGATTATTGA
- a CDS encoding uncharacterized protein (InterPro:IPR032675) produces the protein MGLAELPLELLNRMLQCLRGDISSLRSALLVNKTWAAEAVRVLWETPPPQGLAEINDIDRRQFYARYVRELEMNGDEWVHHNDFHALEFPRLRSVLIDATYTGRDGEQEEVWIGQYIQPALEDFTCYATAPAGYEDVLQLLGTRCPRLASVIIGCALEGLNSASLCGFIDRCKSLRSFGVVDGKTAPIDDRVLSTLASHDGLEELEVEPFVKHDMFVNTFQHVDRPFKGIQQLQVHIEPKTVPLLVPTIKNIRLLSLTLVNGEISPWLHLSALTNLRDLVIMYEDSAELSSNDFRGVKGLNLHRLVVRSIHGDLTAPTLTDDEFIPVIETQPALGEIDLEIHASLTVLSFISLGRKCRYLRDCGIYGTYDLSLLLDIDPSPPLFPCLEQLTLGTIAEIRATPLPGSNSTPDKAKFLARATLSHAPNLEDLCLLDERDDFLAAMVAVVEERAESLLDSS, from the exons ATGGGGCTAGCTGAACTGCCACTCGAACTGTTAAACCGCATGCTGCAGTGTCTCCGGGGTGATATTTCCTCTCTCCGATCAGCCCTCTTGGTCAACAAAACGTGGGCCGCCGAGGCAGTCCGCGTGCTATGGGAAACCCCGCCACCACAAGGCCTCGCAGAGATCAATGATATAGACAGACGGCAATTCTACGCGCGATATGTCCGCGAGTTGGAAATGAACGGCGATGAGTGGGTGCATCACAACGACTTCCACGCGTTGGAATTTCCGCGTCTCCGATCTGTTTTGATTGATGCTACCTATACGGGCCGGGACGGAGAACAGGAGGAAGTGTGGATCGGCCAGTATATCCAGCCGGCATTGGAGGATTTCACATGCTATGCTACTGCGCCGGCTGGGTACGAAGATgtgcttcagcttctgggGACACGGTGTCCACGACTGGCGAGTGTTATTATTGGTTGTGCGCTTGAAGGGTTGAATTCCGCTTCTCTATGCGGATTTATTGACAGATGCAAGTCTCTACGCTCGTTTGGTGTGGTCGATGGTAAGACAGCGCCGATTGATGACCGGGTTCTTTCCACTCTTGCCTCTCATGATGGGCTCGAGGAGTTAGAAGTGGAGCCGTTTGTCAAGCACGATATGTTTGTGAATACATTTCAACATGTCGATCGCCCGTTCAAGGGTATCCAACAGCTGCAGGTTCATATAGAGCCAAAGACTGTACCCCTTCTCGTCCCGACCATAAAAAACattcgtcttctttccctcacCCTGGTGAACGGCGAAATAAGCCCATGGCTGCACCTCAGTGCGCTGACCAATCTTCGAGACCTTGTTATTATGTACGAAGACTCGGCAGAGCTAAGTTCCAATGATTTCCGGGGCGTTAAAGGCCTGAACCTACATCGGCTGGTTGTCCGTAGTATCCATGGAGACCTCACAGCTCCGACGTTGACGGACGACGAGTTTATCCCAGTGATCGAGACTCAGCCGGCACTGGGAGAAATAGACCTCGAGATCCACGCTAGCCTGACCGTTCTATCATTCATATCCCTCGGACGCAAGTGCCGCTACCTGCGGGATTGTGGTATTTATGGCACCTATGACCTGTCTCTCTTACTAGATATTGATCCATCTCCGCCTCTGTTTCCATGTTTGGAGCAGCTCACACTCGGCACAATAGCTGAAATACGTGCAACGCCGTT ACCGGGGTCCAATTCAACACCGGACAAAGCGAAGTTTCTCGCTCGGGCTACCCTTAGCCATGCGCCAAACCTGGAGGACCTCTGTCTGCTGGACGAGCGAGATGACTTTTTAGCGGCAATGGTGGCGGTCGTTGAGGAACGGGCAGAGTCACT GCTTGACTCATCATGA